The Gossypium hirsutum isolate 1008001.06 chromosome A13, Gossypium_hirsutum_v2.1, whole genome shotgun sequence nucleotide sequence ttagttgggtaacaaaagaagcattcggccatcacttgagagcttgtgtgatgttgggtttaaaattagcaaaggtaacttacctaatgcatgtgcatgtgtgattagattttgatgatatggtagttgcatgaggttattagccgaatatactaacatacatatacatgtgaaattggattgtaaatatttggcaaggtggttaaactagttaaattattgattaagctcaaggagttaaaggaggtgaatcgagcaaaggcaaagaaaaggtcatcgagtagccgagttggaaccgtcttacccaacacgaggtaagtcattaagcatgtagttggtattatttcaaatggtcataatgtttatgtattgatgctgaatggaatgaataaatatacatatatatatatgcatgtacgtatgtgatgatgaaattgttgaatgaaaagaaaagaggtaagatgtactgagttgttgatctcggcactaaacgtgcgggtataaccatttatgaccatgagattggcgctaagtgcgcgggattaaattgtacagcactaagtgtgcgatttgactatgttgcactaagtgtgcgaaatgaatatgatgcactaagtgtgcgaattgaccatgcggcactaagtgtgcgagtttgactatgtagcactaagtgtgcgatttgattacgtagcactaagtgtgcgagttgattatatagcactgagtgtgcggactcaatatacattcgtgaatcattatggacactatgtgtgcgacactattgagtcgatcgcggacagcggatcgggtaagtgtcttgagtacatggctaataggtgctatgcttatacttggtgttgagctcggtaagtttgaacctatgtgacaaatatacttgaagtcacgtgcataaaatttatcgtaggatgggtgaaaggccgtttagtcgtttgattgtaacgaaaataaattgatttatgaaaatgcttcaatgtcctattgatgagtatatggaatgtgaatgcatgaattgatatgaaactgaatcgataggttggaggaactatggtatggttcggtatggatggagtaattgtctcgttccattttgtttcctcttttgataatgttattgatggatggtagtgcattgcttatgacttactgagttataaactcactcggtgtttccttgtcacccattataggttgcttggactcatctatttttgcggggtcaggccgtcatcgaagtcatcacaccggatagcaagttttggtactttcttcttagttggcttagaagaacattttggcatgtataagctattacgttgtgtttgaactttggcatgtaaactttaagccatgcgaagatggcacgaatgttcgattgagttggatcaagggtaggcatgaaatggacctagttactttcgtaacagatgctggcagcagcagtgtcatgagattgaaaaatcactaaaaaaagtaggagtggaattaattgatgaataaattatgtaatcgaaagctcgatgagtctgttttcatgaggaagtaacgaaaagatcatatgggcagtatattaagagataatcagatttttgtgggacagggccagaacggtttctggattccctgctccgactttggaaattcattataaattaaccagagataattaggggtcgtaccatatatgtacagattcctctctgagtctagttttcatagaaacaaacggcatcagtattgaagccccgtgcagggagatatccaagtcgtaatgggcaaaggtcagtgtagtcgacccctgcaatatgggagactttgactaataaactgtacaaattggcccgaccaaaaattctagaaaaaaatacatagatgggtacatgagtctagtttctgggaaaaatcacgaaactgatttttgagttacgaaactcaagatatgatttttaaaacgactagtacacagattgggcagtgtctggaaaataaattttataaggggttaaagtcagttaacacctcgtgttcgactccggtgtcggtttcgggttcggggtgttacaatattattGGAAACTGATAATGTTTCTTTTACTTTAATAGAATaacaattaaaatatgtattataaCTATAAACTTGTAATAATTATTCGAAACTTCTGCTGAAGAGATTTTAAGTCTAACTATTTTAAAGTAGTGATACACATTTTTCGGATCTTATTGTTGGATTGGGTTTGTGTGTTACAATATCGGTGTACTATGGATTAATTCGAAACCCATTGATCATTAATCAAAAAACTTGTCACTCAATTCATATTTCTTCCGATAATGGTTGACAAATGGAATAATTTAGTATTACACTCTTCCTTAATGATCCAATCcacttattattttgaaaaaaaagtaatTCCTCGTAGGCAAGTACTCGTTGATAATCCTCAGATGAATTCACCTCTAATTGTTCtaaaaaaatgaagagaattgaTAGTTTGGGGAAGTTTGGTTACCATTCAGTCTTCAAAAGAGGGTATGCTTCTTTCTAAAGATGTTATTTTTTAGTATGCCTtgtatttcagtcaaatttgaaagataatcTCCCAGTTAagctctgtttatttgtttcaattggactctgattagtctagattattttattattatttgacctatgaatttagcctataaataggctcttttacaaccgtGAAAAGAACACCCATTAAATACTAGGACTCaaaacacttttggagaattttgtatctacattttaagggttttttatttttgagttttagggtttagtttttatctccatcttttgtactcttcgttcttttgtcattatagtaaaattatatttgtccatggttttttatcctttttggaggggtttttctatgttaaatttgtgtgttcaaattctcaatttcttctactatttttacatgtttgttgcttaatcaggTTCATCCCTACCAAGAGGTATCAgaactagttcaattttcatagatcaaccTATTCAGAgttggcagcaacaaggtttaaCATTGAGAAGTTCAAGGGTGTCCCAAATTTCAATCGTGGCAAGTTTGGATGATGGTAATTCTAGTTCAGACTGGTTTGAAAAAGGTCCTTACCAGAAAAAAAACCTGAGAATTTAGATCAGACAGAATAtaaagagcttgatgaaaatgcCTGTCTGCAATCTAGTTGTGTCTCGTGATTAGGGTATTGCAAGAGTTATTAATAGAGAAAATCTTATCTACCTTGTGGAAACGGTTAGGAACTCTTTATATGACTACGTCTCTAGCTAACCAATTAGTGTTgaacaacgtctatttacattTCTTAAGAACAACTGtaagcttcttagagatcacattagtcaatttattactcttttgatagatttaaagaatgttaatgtaaatattgacgatgaagattagactatgctattattgtgctctttaccctttTCATACAAGTCGTTTAGGGAGACCCTAATtaatggcagagacaaactctcgctcgaggatgtgaagggtcacttgttgagtaaagacaaacttgATAATAAATTTGGTTCAAATAGCAAGGTAGATAGGCAAGCTTTCATTTCGGTAGCATTAAAGAAGTGAGACAAAAGGTGTTGCTATTGTAataagttaggtcacgtcaaagtagattgttataaactagGAAATAAAAGGGTTGCTGAGAGTAACAAGGTAAATGTAACTGCTTCTAATTTGGTAGATGAAAGtgatgatgatttcttgttagtgtcaatgaGGGATAACTTCGAGCTTACATCCGAGTGGTttctagattcgggatgttctttacACATGTGTCCCAACAGAGAATTTTTCTCTACATACAGTTTAATTGAAGGTGGAGATCTATGCATGAGAAATGATTCATCCAATAAGGTAATCAGTATTGGTAATGTTAGAATTAGGATGCACAATGaaacgattaggacactctcagatctcaggtatgtacttgatttatAAAAGAATCTcctctccttgagtattttaaacTCGAAAGGTTGCATAATCAACATTGAGTCAAGCGACATTAAGGTGTCTCGTGGGGCTCACATTTTGTTAAAGGTAAAAGGACCGGCAatctttatattctagaaggttctaCTGTGACCAGTGAAACCGAATGTCCCTTATTCGTTacagagtcaaagtcaactcatttggagcagagacaacttggtcataggtgGGAAAAAGGAATGACCATTTCCTTGAAGAGAGATTCTCTCTTGGATAaaggttttgaaaagttatggcACTATATTCGTAAAAATAAGACCCGAGTTAGTTTTGGTTTGGCAATGCACAAGTCAAACGCTAGAAGTCTTTCAGCTTCTAATCACAGATTtaactcagttaattccctgcatagttcaagataggccttTAGCGGGCTTTGACAAAGATGGTGTTGTGGAAATACGAGTCAATGTGCAGATTTGTTGAGTATGCCAcgtatttcagtcaaatttgaaagataatcttccagttaaactctaattttttgtttcaatcgaactccaattagtctagattattttattattatttgatctaagaatttagcttataaataggttcttttacaaccTTGGGAAAAACACCCATTAAATATTAGAACTTATAACACTTTAGGATAATATTGTATTTAcggtttgagggttctttgttttagggtttagtttttatctgcatcttttgtactctttgttctttttccactatagtaaaattatctttactcgtggtttttatcctctttggaggagtttttccatgttaaatttttgtgttcaaattctcaatttcttccactatttttacttgtttgttactTAATCAGGTTGATCCCCAATAGTTATCGAAGTGCATTTCCTTCCATTCTTTGACTAACTTAGTAACCTCGTCAATGGCTAACACCAAGGAACCAATATGAATATTGATTTATTTAATGCCTAGGATTTAAACGTTGCTATgttagcattttttttttgtaaagaccAGGGTGTCCACCGTCGATAGTAGTGACTAATCCTTTCGTCTCGGGTGCTCTCCAAAAAAGTAAACAACTAGCCATGAAATGTGCTTAATTCCCATAGGCAAAGATTGAACCCCCAACTTCATGATTAAGGGATGAGGTGAGctattagagtatgcccaaagactaatcatgagatgattgtaatcacatactcattttaccttattgaataatataaggcattaccattattattttagtttcttttttcttgtatataaataaactaaattgtaataaagtcctaagaaaatatgattattctaaaaatgtccttagtcaagtattattatgggtttggacaaaaataatgcattgagactaatgtatAGTTTATATATGACagagttgtcattgacatagggatttcaaaatcaagacatgagtatatgttagagagcaacatattggactgacccactatgagtatgtttcttggattattatgtaatagtcataatattactcatagtgataactatgtatatgatcctcaaatTTGAGATCACCATTGTCCCAACatagtgagttgtatattttgatacaatcaaaATATCTACCGTAACAggtactataaagactgatgttggatatactagaatccatgtagtgggatatggttgatcaatataggatttatccctcctacataatgagagcaatatcttaggcctcttgatagagtgagactagaaatacataaccatgctcgaataagttgatatgagatatcacacttatttgtttttTGTAGTCTGCTCAGAACatcaagaaatatgatattggaTTATACAAGTGCGGCTATTCCATgccttgtgtccaatctagatattaaggataacAGGATAATACAAGAAAAGATTATCATAGAAAGATTATGTTGAATCACAACTTCCTTTAAATTGGGTGGCAATGATGCAttactagatgccactcattgctagatgccactcattgcttgtaatgttagaaatgttctagtattactatcAGCGTTAAAAGAGCCTACAGCCTACAGAGTCACACCCTATAGTATTTAGATgtcacataaattaaattaattgttgaattaatttaatttgatagttaaatattaaacacattatatgtacaaacttgttatacacaaatagagaacatatataaagttaatatatgaatttgatttatacaaaatattaattgtatatattttatcgaaattattaatataaaaaattatattaattaatttcggtcaaaaataaaagacatggaaattaatattcttttggaaagaatataattaatatatgaatttgattcatacaaaatattaattgtatattttttaccaaatttattaatataaatagttatattaattaattttggtcaaaatataaaaaaaatggaaattaatattcttttggaaagaatataattaatatatgaatttgattcatacaaaatattaattgtatattttttaccaaatttattaatataaatagttatattaattaatttcagtcaaaatataaaagacatgaaaattaatattcttttggaaagaatataattaatatatgaatttgattcatacgaaatattaattgtatatattttactaaatttattaatataaatagttatattaattaatttcggtcaaaatataaaagacatggaaattaatattcttttagaaagaatataattaatatatgattttttcatacaaaatattaattgtatatattttatcaaatttattaatataaacagttctattaattaatttcggtcaaaatataagggacatgaaaattaatattcttttgaaaagaatataattaatatataaatttgattcatacaaaatattaattgtatatattttactgaatttattaatataaatagttatattaattaatttcggtcaaaatataaaatacatgaaaattattattcttttggaaagaaaataattaatatatagattttattcatccaaaatattaattgtatttatatagagagttatattaattaatttcggtcaaaTATAAAAGATGTGGAAATTAATATTCtattggaaagaatataattcatttttctaactttccatttgccTTCTCTATTAGTAAAGGAATAATCATGGTTTtgctttttaatattattaagattaccaacttaataatttaaaaggtctAGCAACCATTTTTAATTCTCTCTAAAAGGTTCAAGAGAAAGTGGTTGCTCGTTTTTTACGGGGTGGACTATGTAGAGGCCAGGACGTTTTCATTTGGCTTGGAATCGGCATCGAATCAGTAGCATCTTTTCAACGTTTTCACTAAAAAAATGTATACCTTCAACCCTATTTTATCTCGATTCATTCCTCGTACATGGATTCATGATTGAAGATCGCCGAAATAATTTTTCCACGAGACGTATTGGTGATCCAACATGAACAATCTCCACAACACACCTTATGGTTTATATTATCATATTGAATTACAATTATCATATTGAATTACAAGCTATATTACCCACTACCAAGAAAAATGAAAGAGGGAAAATgtgactaaaataaataaaattgattatCCAAGCAAAATACAGTGTCCCATGTTTTGAATTGATATCTAAAGAAAACTTATAGTAGATTACATCCacaaaaatattgaataaaatttaaaatgtttgccatgaaaaatCACTGTGACTATTTTTGTCACCATGCATGCAGCAGAGGCCAGAATTATAGTAATAGTTGCACTATTTATGCAGTTTTGATTCTTTTGATTATTAATGTTTACCGTAATTGATTGCCATAGTATTTGTCATGTTTATGATAACACGGTAATAGAAAATATATTCGATTTAAATGTATAGTGTAAGAAAAGCTTAGCAGGAATTTAAGTGGTATAGGAAATAAAAGAGAGACTAGTGAAGAGTGAAAAGGAAGGGTGTCgactaaaatttatatttgaaagtggTAAAGTGAGCGAGGAGAATCTAAGGGGACAATATAAAGGTTGAAGTTGTAAAACCAAAGAGAAGCAACTGTTAGAGAGTTCTTGGGGGAGAGGGCTAAGTCCAAAGTAGAATTGCAACAACCTCGAAGCTAGTTCAAACTAGTGGGAGGTTGTCTGCATATAGGAGATCAGATCAGATTAGAAGAAGATCAAAACATCAAAGGTTGAAGGTAGTTGAGATATTGTGATCGTTTTCGTCCGATGGGTCGTGGAAGAGTTCAGATGAAGCGCATTGAGAATCCGGTGCACAGGCAGGTTACCTTCTGCAAGCGCCGAGCTGGCCTCCTTAAGAAGGCTAAGGAGCTCTCTGTTCTGTGCGATGCTGAAATTGGAGTCGTCATTTTCTCCGCTCATGGAAAGCTCTATGAACTAGCCACCAAAGGGTCTCTTCTCCCTGCATCATCTTCTTTTCTTGCTCTAATATACATGCATAAAGTAGATGGACAAACATAATCTTTTTTGTCAGATAGGTTAACATAATAAttactcaaattttatttaatattctaCTTGGAGTTTgaattaatcttttcttttcttttggaatTAAGGACCATGCAAGAGCTTATTGAGAGGTATGGCAAGTACACTGGAGGACCTCCGGCTGATGAACCCATGGTGGAACCTATGGTAAGTCATACATTTACGATCATATATGTAGAATATTTCTTTACGAAGTTGCATACAACTACAATCAAATAGCATATCAGTAACTCAAAACATCAAGCTTCAGCATCTAATTGGTAAAAGTACTATGTCGGTCTTTATACTAaaatttagattatattttactCGTTCtacttaaaaagtaaataaattagtttttatacatggaatcaaagagcaaattaatcttttttgttaaaatttcatctaattttattgttaaaaacttaCGTGTAAAGAGGAATAACTAAAAAGTGCCATGTGACTGCCACATGTACTTCATGTTAATGTACATagactagtttttaatagtaaaaatagatcgAACTTTTTAATAGAGAgatcaatttacttttttatcTAACAAATTGagactaatttaatattttttaatagaagaGATAAAATGCAATTTGATTCTTTTAATACATGGGtctttataatattatattttttttcacatGTAATTTAAAAGGTTTCAACACCACTTGTTATTTGTCCATTGAGATActtcttttaattcaagtttgAATTACGATTCTACATTTTATGCTGATTCATTCTCGACTTAAATGATTATTTAttagtgaaaaatattttatttaaaattaattataaaactattaatataaaaaaaactttaatatcttTTAAAGAATAATAAAAGGTTTTCGAATCAAGGAGTGTAAAAAACTTCAAAGAACTGAATAATATATATTCGATATCATCGTGTTGAAATTTGCTGATCTCTGGCacaaattatgttatatatttaaaaaaaaaagaaaagaaaactatattATCACCATAATTATCAGCAAAGTGGGTGTTGAATCAGATTCTTCTTATTCAACGTACCATTAGGATATATTGCTAGAATTGTGGGTTAATTAGCATGACCAAAAAGTTCACATTTCTTAACCACTAAGAAATGCTTTAAATAATTGCTTTCTCGTGATCTGGATGACCGGATAATATTAATATTGACAACTTTCAAGGATGGGTGGAGATTAGGAATAGTGGTGTCATTAGTCCAATTGATTGTAtgcaaattttcccaaaaataatAATCTAGTATCATTGTGAATGTTAAAAGTCTTAGGAGTTGGGAAGTTTATTTTATTCTCTattaaaatttatacattaatTCGTGGTAAGTATTTACCTCTTAATAGACCTATAAAATGTGAAGGATTAATTATTTAGTTCATTCtaatagatatattgaaaaatcaaaaaaaaattatacattaaaaatttattcaaatcatgatatcaataaattttatatttagataAAATATATCATATCCAACTGATATATTCATGATTTGACTCATAAAAAACTCTTACCATcttcaaaaaatttatataattttttaactatCATCTAGTTAGAAAAATACAGgctaaaaatagatttttagagATGATTGGGTTTTTTTATAGATCAAGTCAagtaatgaataaattaattaagtataatatattttatctaaattattagtaatttaatGACAAATTATAATAGTATCatactttaataatttttaatatacaaatattaatataaaaaaatttagtaaaagattaaattaactgATGGTAATAATTTTATTGCATTGGAATTTTATAATTGAAAATGAGTGCGATACGTCAAGTGGATAATTAAATTCTAGTACACAATTgataatattgaaaaattgttTGAATAGACCGCTATCAAATTCCCACCCTTGCGGGGTTGAGTTCTTCGACTTAACTTTCAATAtcgtaatattttattttaatttttatatatcatagattttacatcgcataataaatttatatttaaaataatatataatattataatctaaatatttaaaaattaataaaatatatgtaaatttaataaaaattattcaatattaaattaaaaatagcataatgttttaaaaaatcatgcctaaaatatatttgagtttatcatttataaatataaatggaattaaaaaattttgaaactcaTATTTCAAGCCACATGAATCTAACTTAGACAAACATAAATTATGTTAATACCATGCATAAATCTGATCCAACCATCCAACCCAACCCATTAAAACTTGTAGTCTTTACTGTACTTGTGCATAGACATTTTAATTTAGcatcaattaaaaaatatttttaatattggaGAGGAATCTAGTTAcactaatgttttttttttaaagtagttAGAGTAATGTAAAATTGATTTTCATAACTTTAAGtaagataaatattttgataattcaatagttatatttcatattttattaatatagatcatgaaaataaaatttgaagtaaATTAAAATTATCGAATTACTTGTTTCATGTAAAATAGCTTTcaactttaatatatttatagATAATATTTTTAGATCGAAATGATAGATATAACTTTACAAAATAGATTGTTATATAAAACTAGTTTAATTGTATACTAGAATCACttaccttttaaatttttttatggaaaaagTGTTATGCACACCTAAAAAagttttcctttattttaattttatgaaacatAAGCAGGATGCAAAAAAGGAGATTGAGATGCTGAAGCAGGAGATAGAAATACTTCAGAAAGGGCTCAggtaaaatttcaattattttttagcAGGCAGGAcaatttgttattttgttttttggTCTCTCTATCTATTTATGTTTTTTGAGAATCAAACTTTTATTAATAAACGCAATAAAGAAGAGGAATAACTAAATTTACGCGTTACCCCTGTACTTAAATTCCACTTCAtcataactaaaatttttaatgttaataaatcacaaataatacaataatatttttataataaaaatacttaataattctaatatttatatatttaaaaatagtttagaataaaatatttaataatatttttaattataaataaattcaaaaaatactataatattttcacaataaaaaatagtaattataa carries:
- the LOC107952051 gene encoding agamous-like MADS-box protein AGL12 isoform X1, with product MGRGRVQMKRIENPVHRQVTFCKRRAGLLKKAKELSVLCDAEIGVVIFSAHGKLYELATKGTMQELIERYGKYTGGPPADEPMVEPMQDAKKEIEMLKQEIEILQKGLRYMFGGGCEYMSLNELLVLEKHLEIWINHIRSTKMDIMFQEIQMLRNKEGIMKAANKCLQETIEENISYTDFTTMTTNMMHPLTIANNIF
- the LOC107952051 gene encoding agamous-like MADS-box protein AGL12 isoform X5, which gives rise to MGRGRVQMKRIENPVHRQVTFCKRRAGLLKKAKELSVLCDAEIGVVIFSAHGKLYELATKGTMQELIERYGKYTGGPPADEPMVEPMQDAKKEIEMLKQEIEILQKGLRYMFGGGCEYMSLNELLVLEKHLEIWINHIRSTKMDIMFQEIQMLRNKGS
- the LOC107952051 gene encoding agamous-like MADS-box protein AGL12 isoform X3, translating into MGRGRVQMKRIENPVHRQVTFCKRRAGLLKKAKELSVLCDAEIGVVIFSAHGKLYELATKGTMQELIERYGKYTGGPPADEPMVEPMQDAKKEIEMLKQEIEILQKGLRYMFGGGCEYMSLNELLVLEKHLEIWINHIRSTKMDIMFQEIQMLRNKIEENISYTDFTTMTTNMMHPLTIANNIF
- the LOC107952051 gene encoding agamous-like MADS-box protein AGL12 isoform X2, which translates into the protein MGRGRVQMKRIENPVHRQVTFCKRRAGLLKKAKELSVLCDAEIGVVIFSAHGKLYELATKGTMQELIERYGKYTGGPPADEPMVEPMDAKKEIEMLKQEIEILQKGLRYMFGGGCEYMSLNELLVLEKHLEIWINHIRSTKMDIMFQEIQMLRNKEGIMKAANKCLQETIEENISYTDFTTMTTNMMHPLTIANNIF
- the LOC107952051 gene encoding agamous-like MADS-box protein AGL12 isoform X4, with translation MGRGRVQMKRIENPVHRQVTFCKRRAGLLKKAKELSVLCDAEIGVVIFSAHGKLYELATKGTMQELIERYGKYTGGPPADEPMVEPMDAKKEIEMLKQEIEILQKGLRYMFGGGCEYMSLNELLVLEKHLEIWINHIRSTKMDIMFQEIQMLRNKIEENISYTDFTTMTTNMMHPLTIANNIF